A genome region from Neptunomonas japonica JAMM 1380 includes the following:
- a CDS encoding fumarylacetoacetate hydrolase family protein: MKLASFLIEGHPCFGVIKGGRAYNLSVEYPDVPDLKSLLVSFPDIAVIKAQLESTPCYSLDEVQLLPVIPNPEKIICVGLNYESHRLETGMPEMKHPVLFTRFSSTQVAHGAPIVRPKVSEKLDFEGELAVIVGCAGRHITRENAFQHVAGYACYNDASIRDWQMHTGQFTPGKNFDNTGAFGPWMVTPDEIADLESQTLTTRLNGEQVQHAPFSDLIFDIPALIEYISTFCTLVAGDVIVTGTPGGVGVKRKPRLYMKAGDVIEVEISGVGVLKNLIVNES; encoded by the coding sequence ATGAAGTTGGCATCATTTTTAATAGAGGGTCACCCTTGCTTTGGTGTAATTAAAGGCGGCCGTGCATATAACTTGTCTGTTGAATACCCTGATGTTCCTGATTTGAAAAGTTTATTAGTAAGCTTTCCAGATATTGCTGTGATCAAGGCCCAATTAGAAAGCACTCCTTGTTACTCATTAGATGAAGTGCAATTATTGCCCGTTATTCCTAACCCAGAAAAAATCATCTGTGTTGGGCTGAACTATGAAAGCCATCGGTTGGAAACCGGAATGCCTGAGATGAAGCATCCCGTGCTATTTACGCGATTTTCATCAACGCAGGTCGCTCATGGAGCACCGATAGTACGGCCAAAGGTTTCTGAAAAGCTTGATTTTGAGGGCGAGCTTGCTGTGATTGTTGGGTGCGCTGGTCGGCATATAACGCGTGAAAACGCCTTCCAGCATGTTGCTGGGTATGCTTGCTACAACGATGCCAGTATTCGTGACTGGCAAATGCATACCGGGCAGTTTACCCCAGGCAAAAACTTTGATAATACCGGCGCTTTTGGCCCGTGGATGGTAACTCCAGATGAAATTGCTGACTTGGAATCTCAAACACTAACAACGCGCTTAAATGGTGAGCAGGTTCAGCATGCGCCGTTTTCTGATCTGATTTTTGATATTCCGGCATTGATCGAATATATATCGACTTTTTGTACGCTGGTGGCTGGCGATGTCATCGTTACAGGCACGCCTGGTGGTGTGGGCGTTAAACGCAAGCCTCGTCTCTATATGAAAGCAGGCGATGTGATTGAAGTTGAGATCAGTGGGGTTGGTGTGTTGAAAAATCTTATCGTTAACGAGTCATAG